The Mucilaginibacter mallensis genome has a segment encoding these proteins:
- a CDS encoding asparaginase yields MSQILIIYTGGTIGMMSDPTTKVLKPINFEQIMDNVPELDRLNCKIKVHSFDKIIDSSNMNPEIWSELAGLIESNYDKVDGFVILHGSDTMSFTASVLSFMLENLAKPVIFTGSQLPISAIRTDAKENLMTAIEIANAKKNDRARVPEVCIYFDYKLFRGNRSFKYNSSKFEAFRSPNYPILAESGVHLRFSTNDIREPADSPMIVHRNLVNDIAVLKLYPGISPKVVETILTADVRGIVMETFGAGNTTTEQWFTDLLKNAIDSGKVILDISQCKVGTVELGRYETSKQLKDIGVANGYDMTYEAAVTKMMYLLAQTDDPLLVKEWLETDLRGEITVS; encoded by the coding sequence ATGAGCCAAATACTGATCATCTATACCGGTGGGACAATAGGTATGATGAGCGACCCTACTACAAAGGTGCTCAAACCCATAAATTTTGAGCAAATAATGGACAATGTGCCAGAGCTCGACCGTTTAAACTGCAAAATTAAGGTACACTCTTTCGATAAGATCATCGATTCATCAAACATGAATCCCGAGATATGGAGCGAATTGGCCGGCTTGATCGAATCAAATTATGATAAGGTTGATGGCTTTGTAATTTTGCATGGCTCGGATACCATGTCATTCACGGCCTCCGTTTTAAGCTTTATGCTGGAGAATTTGGCCAAGCCGGTAATTTTTACCGGATCACAGTTGCCTATCAGCGCAATCCGGACGGATGCCAAGGAAAACCTGATGACGGCCATTGAAATTGCCAATGCCAAAAAGAATGACCGCGCCCGTGTACCGGAGGTTTGTATCTATTTTGACTATAAATTATTCAGGGGGAACCGTTCATTCAAATATAATTCATCAAAATTCGAAGCTTTCCGTTCTCCTAACTATCCTATCCTGGCTGAGTCTGGCGTTCACTTGAGGTTTAGCACTAATGACATCAGGGAGCCAGCCGATAGCCCGATGATAGTTCACAGAAATTTAGTGAATGATATAGCCGTACTTAAACTGTACCCCGGCATAAGCCCTAAAGTGGTTGAAACCATTCTAACTGCCGATGTACGCGGTATTGTTATGGAAACATTCGGCGCGGGTAATACCACTACCGAGCAATGGTTTACCGATCTGCTTAAAAACGCCATCGACAGCGGCAAGGTGATCCTTGATATTTCGCAATGTAAAGTAGGTACTGTTGAATTGGGCCGATACGAAACCAGCAAGCAGTTAAAGGATATTGGCGTAGCTAATGGTTATGACATGACCTATGAAGCCGCCGTTACCAAAATGATGTACCTGCTGGCCCAAACTGATGATCCGCTATTGGTAAAAGAATGGCTGGAAACCGATTTGCGCGGGGAAATTACGGTATCGTAA
- a CDS encoding ABC transporter permease, which yields MFKSYLKLALRNLWKRKTTTAINVLGLSIGLACCALVFLFFQHDISFDKGFDNSNDIYRITTNFNDGGKAPTVSMPYVTYLKSEIPEIDEASRLDASKCTCIVQVKDSSASTPFTVDNGYWVDPSFFNIFSFHFLQGERKTALLAPNTIVISAPLAQKLFGDKYPIGKPLKAGDNIYTITGVFKNDFTNHFGADFFASNNSNGVHESIAAKINWVTDPNYYAYIKLKPGSNKQHVISELNAYTQRHAGPDLKSTATKLSNSLQALLDIHLHSSAYQSYLEAKQGNLSYLYLLGSIALAILLLGCINYMNLSTAQAVDRSREVGVRRVMGAGKSSIRYQFMIETIAISVLALMVAIGLGFLFLPAFNNLTGQSLSFFAPENRSLILWLLLISLFTGLLAGLYPALYLSAFKPVKVLKGKVSDSAGMFNLRKVLVSVQFIISTCLVFATIVIWNQLHFMINSKPGFDQDQQLTIYFSGNQSTNSNAYFISQLAGNPNFQSVTGATAPLISGDMNFYPAEKTVNDKHDVFLDFADENYIKTLNLKFISGGNFSAAIFGKSDPAKDMEVSDIGREIVLNEQAVKQYGLNPYTAPGHYISHLRDGKIYTYKIVGVVKDYHFFSLHSAIGPIGIIAANPNRFTTVIAKIKGKNAPASIKFIAQKWKEIYPDVPFNYGFMNKAFSYDYDQDAHQQQMMGAFAVIAILISCLGILGLITYTLSQKAREIGIRKVIGASVTNIVMLFYSQYFKLVLIANVIALPLAWYYMSKWLNGFAYRINMSWWMFAASLSAGVIIAFCTIAFKTIKAASANPVKSLKAE from the coding sequence ATGTTCAAAAGCTACCTGAAACTGGCGTTGCGCAATCTGTGGAAACGTAAAACAACTACTGCAATTAATGTTTTAGGCCTGTCGATAGGTTTGGCATGCTGCGCTTTGGTATTCCTATTCTTTCAGCACGATATAAGTTTTGATAAGGGTTTTGATAATAGCAATGATATCTACCGCATAACCACCAATTTTAATGATGGCGGTAAGGCCCCTACGGTATCCATGCCATATGTTACCTATCTGAAAAGCGAAATCCCTGAAATTGATGAGGCAAGCCGATTGGATGCCTCCAAATGTACCTGCATTGTACAGGTAAAGGATAGTTCAGCATCTACCCCATTTACTGTTGATAATGGCTATTGGGTCGATCCATCGTTTTTCAACATCTTTTCCTTTCATTTTCTACAGGGCGAACGCAAAACAGCTTTGCTGGCACCTAATACTATCGTGATATCAGCACCGCTGGCACAAAAGCTTTTTGGCGATAAATACCCTATCGGCAAGCCATTAAAAGCCGGTGATAATATTTATACCATTACCGGGGTCTTTAAAAACGATTTCACCAACCATTTTGGAGCCGATTTCTTTGCATCAAACAATAGCAATGGCGTGCACGAAAGTATTGCCGCTAAAATTAACTGGGTTACCGATCCTAATTATTACGCCTATATAAAGCTAAAACCCGGCAGCAATAAGCAGCATGTAATAAGCGAACTGAATGCCTATACCCAAAGGCATGCCGGTCCCGATCTGAAATCCACCGCTACAAAACTAAGCAACTCACTCCAGGCGTTGCTTGATATTCACTTGCATTCATCAGCGTATCAAAGTTATCTGGAGGCTAAGCAGGGCAACTTAAGCTATTTATACCTGTTGGGTAGCATTGCACTGGCTATATTACTTTTAGGCTGCATTAATTACATGAACCTCTCAACCGCCCAAGCTGTTGACCGGTCCCGCGAAGTTGGTGTGCGCCGGGTTATGGGGGCAGGTAAATCATCCATACGCTATCAGTTTATGATAGAAACCATTGCCATAAGCGTACTCGCGCTTATGGTTGCTATTGGGCTTGGCTTTCTATTTTTACCTGCATTTAACAACCTTACCGGGCAATCATTATCCTTTTTTGCACCAGAGAACAGAAGCCTTATTTTATGGCTGCTGCTGATATCCTTATTCACGGGCCTGTTAGCGGGCTTATATCCTGCGCTCTATCTATCGGCATTCAAACCTGTGAAAGTATTAAAGGGCAAAGTAAGCGATTCTGCTGGTATGTTTAACTTACGCAAGGTATTGGTGTCGGTACAATTCATTATTTCAACCTGCCTTGTTTTTGCCACTATAGTTATCTGGAACCAGCTGCATTTTATGATCAACTCCAAACCCGGCTTTGATCAGGATCAGCAGTTAACCATTTATTTTAGCGGCAATCAGTCAACAAACAGCAATGCTTATTTCATTAGTCAGCTTGCCGGTAATCCAAACTTTCAAAGTGTAACAGGCGCAACGGCCCCATTAATATCCGGGGATATGAATTTTTATCCGGCAGAAAAAACGGTAAATGACAAGCACGATGTTTTCCTTGACTTTGCTGATGAGAATTATATAAAAACGCTCAACCTTAAATTCATTTCGGGCGGCAATTTCAGTGCTGCAATCTTTGGCAAGAGTGATCCTGCAAAAGATATGGAAGTGAGCGATATAGGACGTGAAATAGTGTTGAACGAACAAGCCGTAAAGCAATATGGCTTAAACCCCTATACCGCACCCGGCCATTATATCTCTCATTTGCGCGATGGGAAAATATACACTTACAAAATTGTGGGTGTGGTTAAGGATTATCATTTCTTTTCGCTGCACTCGGCTATTGGGCCTATAGGTATTATTGCAGCTAATCCCAATCGTTTTACAACGGTTATTGCAAAAATTAAAGGCAAAAATGCCCCTGCATCTATAAAATTCATTGCCCAAAAATGGAAGGAGATATATCCTGATGTTCCCTTTAATTATGGCTTTATGAACAAAGCCTTTAGTTATGATTATGACCAGGATGCGCATCAGCAACAAATGATGGGCGCGTTTGCGGTTATAGCCATTCTCATATCGTGCCTGGGCATATTGGGACTCATAACCTACACCCTGAGTCAAAAAGCCAGGGAAATTGGCATTCGCAAGGTAATAGGCGCCAGTGTTACCAACATTGTAATGCTGTTTTATAGCCAGTATTTTAAGCTGGTGCTAATAGCCAACGTAATTGCATTGCCGCTTGCCTGGTATTATATGAGCAAGTGGCTCAACGGTTTCGCCTACCGCATAAATATGAGCTGGTGGATGTTTGCCGCATCATTATCCGCGGGAGTTATTATTGCCTTTTGTACCATTGCATTTAAAACCATTAAAGCCGCCAGTGCCAATCCTGTAAAAAGTTTAAAGGCAGAGTAA
- a CDS encoding aspartyl protease family protein: MKLLRAICLCVFLCYCFLSAKAQYFDLRPNKRHVTIHFRIVRNMIIIPLKINNTGPYNFILDTGVGLMVITQPSLVDSISLTSKRTIKIPGLGAGDDAEAYVTPVLNVDIQGLDSYNVSAAILKTDYFGLSNYAGMHIHGLLGYEFFNNLAVKLNFGDSTLNICRPKDLHAYRHANKIPITIEDRKPYMQANILYPNDKMVDSKLVIDIGAGHPISIEHMIKNNGLPQKFIAANLGIGLNGPIDGFISRINEVDIGRYKIKNVLASFPDDTKTEIVTSVPRDGNLGIGLLKKFDVIFDYTNNAMYLKPGFLYKEPYEHDMSGLEYYATGTDYQHVIISRVEPGSAGDLIGLEKGDEIVTINFRAVSKMNLEEIDALFKSKDERTILLEIFHDNKYDQVIITLKRRI, encoded by the coding sequence ATGAAACTGCTGCGTGCTATATGCTTGTGTGTGTTTCTGTGCTATTGCTTTTTATCAGCAAAAGCGCAGTATTTCGATCTGCGGCCAAACAAGAGACATGTTACTATTCATTTCCGCATAGTGCGGAACATGATCATCATCCCCTTAAAAATAAACAATACCGGGCCGTATAACTTTATATTGGATACCGGGGTTGGCCTTATGGTAATAACCCAACCATCATTGGTTGATTCCATTAGTCTCACCTCAAAACGCACCATAAAGATCCCCGGTCTGGGTGCCGGTGATGATGCGGAGGCCTACGTTACACCAGTATTAAATGTAGACATACAAGGACTTGATAGCTATAATGTTAGCGCGGCCATACTAAAAACGGATTATTTCGGCTTGTCGAACTATGCAGGTATGCATATACATGGTTTATTAGGATATGAGTTTTTTAATAACCTGGCTGTTAAACTTAATTTCGGCGATAGCACACTGAATATTTGCAGGCCTAAAGATCTTCATGCCTACAGACATGCCAACAAGATACCCATCACTATTGAAGATAGAAAACCTTATATGCAGGCCAACATCCTTTACCCCAACGATAAAATGGTTGATAGTAAACTGGTGATTGATATTGGCGCCGGTCACCCAATTTCCATTGAACACATGATAAAGAACAATGGCCTGCCTCAAAAATTTATTGCCGCCAATTTAGGTATAGGCTTAAACGGGCCAATTGATGGTTTCATAAGCCGGATAAACGAGGTTGATATTGGCCGGTACAAGATAAAAAATGTGCTGGCCTCATTTCCTGATGATACAAAAACGGAAATTGTTACCAGCGTACCGCGTGATGGCAACCTGGGTATTGGTCTGCTTAAAAAATTTGATGTGATTTTTGATTACACCAATAATGCGATGTACTTAAAACCGGGCTTCCTTTACAAAGAACCCTATGAACATGATATGAGTGGCCTGGAATATTATGCCACCGGTACCGATTACCAGCACGTAATCATCAGCCGGGTTGAGCCTGGTTCAGCAGGTGATTTAATCGGGCTTGAAAAGGGTGACGAGATTGTAACTATAAATTTCAGAGCGGTTTCAAAAATGAACCTTGAGGAAATTGATGCTCTATTTAAATCGAAAGATGAACGGACTATCTTACTTGAAATTTTCCACGATAACAAATACGACCAGGTGATCATTACCTTAAAGCGGAGAATTTAA
- a CDS encoding outer membrane beta-barrel protein, translating into MKPFLLILSLIFFTATYTFSQTGREVHGTIIDSTKQSIPGTIIKLVSDKGDSTVTAADNAGKFVFAGVNGTKITLSITSIGYQAIKKHYTLDNSTAPMMLGNIILKTESNVLQQVTIHGVNEVTFKEDTTEYKASAYKVRDNAPVEDVIKKLPGVDVDVNGNITTQGKQVTKVRINGKDFMGGDVQSITKNLPADVVENIQMIDDYGDQANLTGVKTGDPDKIMNITIRKDRNYGYTLQATGGDGEDMLPKADGVPDANRYLGTLNSFIFNGDQQIAVLGSINNTNVNTFSFGSTSGGGGGGGFGGGGGGGGRGNAARAAMSSGSLITSQNGLTDAHSIGANFRDQWGKHLAVYGSYSFADNTVNTITENIQQNLSPVNPSVNNQNSNETDRNINHRLTWNMEYTPDTSNYFKITPTFSYASVNTNENETVALLRKGDTTSAYTSNTYATSSAPNFGLNVLYNHKFKHRHNFSAYVTLGSTTSNQYQNPTYVYAGIPTAPVDQMITTYSRTNSVGTTLSYLSPIGRRDYLEVNYAFNYASTTNDKTADTSSVLPPSAFFTPDSALSNRYNFTFMTNRFGLNYRFIEKKYNYTLGLAAQPAVLDGNSPQTGATTHVTTFNIIPTVRFIYNFSRSHTFMFNYNGSSSSPSFSQLQPVTDFSNALYPVSGNPDLKPQFTNNVWIRYNSFDFSTGNILFTSLNFQQISNYITTNTVTYPRTYTPDPRFANTTLTKYVNADGYYTTSANVVYAKPWDNRKYTLSLTGAITYTNSIGYLTSVDSTTYAQTTEKNVSKNIQYTPGLKFRVDLTNIIDAQAITNYAVNHTNNSVENALTEGTSNVRTWTLGANGKNYFGDWTFSYDYSKQFNYGYASTLNITNPNILNVYLERRFLKGNRATLRLSVFDLFNENTAFSTTSTVSSFTETQTNRLSRYYLATFTIRLQKFAGKAPVQQDSPRGFRREGGGGGPGSGPGGGGPGGGGFGGGPE; encoded by the coding sequence ATGAAACCGTTTTTACTTATATTATCACTTATTTTTTTTACAGCTACATATACTTTTAGCCAAACGGGCCGCGAAGTACATGGAACTATTATTGATTCAACAAAACAATCCATTCCCGGAACAATAATAAAATTGGTATCAGACAAGGGCGACAGCACCGTTACAGCTGCTGACAATGCCGGTAAATTTGTTTTTGCAGGTGTAAATGGCACTAAGATCACATTAAGCATAACCTCCATAGGCTACCAGGCTATAAAAAAACATTATACACTTGATAACAGCACCGCGCCAATGATGCTGGGCAACATCATATTAAAAACAGAATCAAATGTTTTGCAGCAGGTTACCATACATGGTGTTAACGAGGTTACCTTTAAGGAAGATACTACCGAATACAAGGCCAGCGCTTATAAAGTAAGGGATAATGCCCCTGTTGAGGATGTAATTAAAAAGCTGCCTGGCGTTGATGTTGACGTAAATGGTAATATCACCACACAAGGCAAACAGGTAACCAAAGTACGTATAAACGGAAAGGACTTTATGGGTGGCGATGTACAATCAATCACCAAAAATTTACCGGCCGATGTGGTTGAAAATATACAAATGATTGATGATTATGGCGATCAGGCAAATTTAACCGGGGTTAAAACCGGCGACCCGGATAAGATCATGAACATCACTATCCGTAAAGACAGGAACTATGGCTACACCTTGCAGGCTACCGGAGGCGATGGTGAAGACATGTTGCCTAAAGCTGATGGAGTACCTGACGCAAACCGTTATTTGGGCACACTAAATAGTTTTATTTTTAATGGCGATCAGCAAATTGCCGTTTTAGGAAGCATCAATAATACTAACGTTAATACCTTTTCTTTTGGCTCAACCAGCGGCGGTGGCGGAGGAGGTGGTTTTGGCGGAGGTGGCGGAGGTGGCGGCCGTGGAAATGCAGCCCGTGCCGCTATGAGTTCAGGGAGCCTGATAACCAGCCAAAATGGCCTTACCGACGCCCATTCAATAGGTGCAAACTTCCGCGATCAGTGGGGTAAACATCTTGCTGTATACGGCAGCTACAGTTTTGCCGATAATACTGTTAATACCATAACCGAAAACATTCAGCAAAATCTTTCGCCGGTAAATCCAAGTGTTAACAACCAAAACAGTAATGAAACCGACAGGAATATTAACCACCGCTTAACGTGGAATATGGAATATACACCTGATACCAGTAACTATTTTAAAATAACACCTACGTTTTCATATGCGAGTGTAAATACTAATGAAAATGAAACAGTTGCTTTATTAAGAAAGGGAGACACCACCTCTGCCTACACTTCAAACACCTATGCAACATCATCGGCACCAAATTTTGGATTGAATGTTTTATATAATCATAAGTTTAAGCATCGCCACAATTTCAGCGCCTATGTTACCTTAGGTTCAACCACAAGCAATCAATACCAAAACCCAACCTATGTTTATGCAGGCATACCAACTGCTCCGGTTGATCAGATGATCACTACCTATAGCCGTACAAACAGCGTGGGTACAACATTATCATATCTATCACCAATAGGCCGCCGCGATTATCTGGAAGTAAATTACGCTTTCAATTACGCGTCAACAACAAATGATAAAACAGCCGATACCAGTTCAGTGCTGCCCCCGTCTGCCTTTTTTACACCCGATAGCGCTTTAAGCAACCGGTATAATTTTACATTTATGACCAACCGCTTTGGCTTAAATTATCGCTTTATTGAAAAGAAATACAACTATACCTTAGGTTTGGCAGCACAGCCAGCCGTATTGGATGGCAATTCGCCACAAACAGGAGCAACAACACATGTTACCACTTTTAACATTATACCTACAGTACGCTTCATATACAACTTTTCGCGGAGCCACACCTTCATGTTTAACTATAATGGCTCAAGTTCTTCACCAAGCTTTTCGCAATTACAGCCTGTTACCGATTTCTCAAACGCGTTATACCCGGTTTCAGGCAACCCCGATTTGAAACCACAGTTTACAAACAACGTGTGGATAAGATACAATTCCTTTGATTTTAGTACAGGGAATATATTGTTCACAAGCTTGAATTTTCAGCAGATAAGCAATTATATAACTACCAATACGGTAACCTATCCGCGTACTTATACGCCCGATCCACGGTTTGCAAACACCACATTAACAAAATACGTAAATGCCGATGGCTATTACACCACCTCGGCTAATGTAGTATACGCTAAACCGTGGGATAACCGTAAATATACCTTATCGCTTACGGGTGCTATAACCTATACTAATTCTATCGGTTATTTAACCAGTGTTGATTCAACAACATACGCGCAGACAACTGAAAAGAACGTATCAAAGAACATACAGTACACACCTGGCTTAAAGTTCAGGGTTGATCTTACCAATATTATTGATGCCCAGGCTATAACAAACTATGCTGTAAACCACACAAACAACTCTGTTGAGAACGCTTTAACCGAAGGTACTTCAAACGTGCGCACCTGGACACTGGGCGCTAATGGCAAAAACTATTTTGGCGATTGGACTTTCAGCTACGATTATTCAAAACAATTTAACTATGGCTATGCCTCAACCTTAAACATTACCAACCCTAACATTTTAAATGTTTACCTGGAGCGCCGGTTCTTAAAAGGCAATCGCGCTACCTTACGCTTGTCGGTATTTGATTTATTTAATGAAAACACTGCTTTTTCAACAACTTCAACGGTAAGTTCATTTACCGAAACGCAGACCAATCGTCTTTCACGTTATTACCTGGCAACCTTTACTATAAGGCTGCAAAAATTCGCGGGTAAAGCGCCTGTTCAGCAAGATAGCCCTCGTGGTTTCAGAAGAGAAGGCGGCGGTGGTGGACCTGGCAGCGGTCCCGGTGGCGGCGGCCCTGGTGGTGGTGGCTTTGGCGGCGGACCGGAATAA
- a CDS encoding response regulator, with protein MNKTGKKIIIFDDDEDILSICSYILEEQGWEVFTFTNCNNIVDRVSGILPDVILMDNWIPDEGGIMATQSLKMNEALKAIPVIYFSANSDIQLLANHAGAETYLAKPFDLEDLEQVINTVLIKQ; from the coding sequence ATGAATAAAACAGGTAAAAAAATTATCATTTTTGATGACGATGAAGACATACTTTCTATCTGTAGTTATATTTTAGAAGAACAAGGCTGGGAGGTATTTACTTTCACCAATTGCAATAATATTGTTGACAGGGTTTCGGGTATTTTACCGGATGTGATACTGATGGATAACTGGATCCCTGATGAAGGCGGTATCATGGCTACCCAATCACTTAAGATGAATGAGGCCTTAAAAGCTATACCGGTTATTTATTTTTCGGCAAACAGCGACATCCAATTGCTTGCCAACCACGCCGGTGCTGAAACCTACCTGGCAAAACCATTCGACCTTGAAGATCTTGAACAGGTTATAAACACTGTATTAATAAAACAATAG
- a CDS encoding MFS transporter, with protein MNISTFRAFKSRNYRLYFGGQSISLIGTWMQKTAVSWVIYSLTHSTFMLGLTLFASQFPSFLFSLLGGVVSDRYNRYRVLLTTQVASMIQAVLLTILIFSKHYVVWEILALSVVLGIINAFDVPARQSLVYEMIEDKNDLPNALALNSSMVNLSRLIGPAIAGIVLENLGDGVCFLMNALSFVAVIISLLLMKLPKYINKPHPKNVFGELKEGFSYIKRTPEISFILIMLMLVSLFVLPYSTLIPFYARDVFKGTASTFGIIDSFIGLGAFAGAIFLASLKPGHNLKKILGINTLVFGAGLVLFSHEHNYILALIFSAVAGFGMMSQITISNTVIQTSSDINMRGRVISFYAMAFFGMQPLGGLLIGSISKWIGTTNTVLGEGVIALMIGLLHLRFLHKAKMKKRDEQLLNQSVISAA; from the coding sequence ATGAACATAAGTACATTCAGAGCATTTAAAAGCAGAAATTACAGATTATATTTTGGCGGTCAATCCATTTCATTGATAGGAACATGGATGCAGAAAACCGCGGTAAGCTGGGTTATATATTCGCTTACACATTCCACATTTATGCTGGGGCTTACACTTTTTGCGAGCCAGTTCCCATCATTTTTATTTTCATTGCTGGGCGGTGTGGTGTCAGACAGGTACAACCGCTACCGGGTACTGCTTACCACGCAGGTGGCATCAATGATACAGGCTGTTTTATTAACCATACTCATATTCTCCAAACATTACGTGGTGTGGGAAATATTGGCACTGAGCGTAGTTTTAGGTATAATAAATGCTTTTGATGTACCGGCAAGACAATCATTGGTTTATGAAATGATCGAAGATAAGAATGATCTGCCCAACGCGCTTGCCCTCAACTCATCAATGGTAAATCTTTCCCGCCTTATCGGCCCGGCAATAGCGGGTATAGTATTGGAGAACCTGGGCGATGGTGTTTGTTTTTTAATGAATGCCTTAAGTTTTGTTGCGGTTATCATCTCCTTATTACTGATGAAGCTGCCAAAATATATTAATAAGCCACACCCTAAAAACGTATTTGGCGAACTTAAGGAAGGCTTCAGCTATATTAAACGCACCCCTGAAATATCATTTATACTGATAATGCTTATGCTGGTGAGCTTATTTGTGTTGCCATACAGCACGTTGATCCCGTTTTATGCCAGGGATGTTTTTAAGGGCACGGCATCAACCTTTGGTATTATTGACAGCTTTATTGGGCTGGGCGCATTTGCCGGAGCAATATTTCTAGCGTCACTTAAACCGGGGCATAACCTTAAAAAAATATTGGGAATAAATACACTGGTATTTGGCGCAGGCCTTGTACTGTTCTCGCATGAGCATAATTATATATTGGCGTTGATATTTTCAGCAGTTGCAGGTTTTGGAATGATGTCGCAGATTACGATCAGCAATACGGTTATACAAACTTCATCAGATATCAACATGCGGGGCCGGGTTATCAGCTTTTACGCAATGGCATTTTTCGGGATGCAGCCTTTGGGCGGTTTGCTTATTGGCAGTATATCTAAATGGATAGGCACCACCAATACGGTATTGGGCGAAGGGGTTATCGCATTAATGATAGGCCTGCTGCACCTGCGCTTTTTACATAAGGCTAAAATGAAGAAACGCGATGAACAGTTATTAAACCAGTCGGTAATAAGTGCGGCTTAA
- a CDS encoding MarR family winged helix-turn-helix transcriptional regulator: protein MSNEKDFQYVSDLRTVVTRLIKKLRRESITAQQLSLTERSTLGLLLQHGGLLPSELASMEKITNQSMSQILSHLLEEGLILRTNSETDKRKVVISLTVKGEQTILKMRSERDEWLEKAINATCTAEEQEILKQAIAPLTKIVDFE from the coding sequence ATGAGTAACGAAAAAGATTTTCAGTATGTATCAGACTTGCGCACCGTTGTAACAAGGCTGATAAAGAAATTGCGCAGAGAATCGATCACTGCGCAGCAGCTTTCGCTTACCGAGCGCTCAACATTGGGCTTACTATTACAGCATGGCGGTTTATTGCCAAGCGAACTAGCCTCAATGGAAAAGATCACCAACCAATCCATGTCGCAAATATTGAGTCATCTTTTGGAGGAGGGGTTGATCCTCCGCACAAACTCAGAAACCGATAAGCGGAAAGTAGTTATATCGTTAACCGTAAAAGGCGAGCAAACCATATTAAAGATGCGTAGCGAAAGGGATGAATGGCTGGAGAAGGCCATTAATGCAACCTGCACAGCCGAAGAACAGGAAATACTAAAACAGGCTATTGCACCACTAACCAAAATAGTTGATTTTGAGTAA